The Nitrospira tepida genome includes a window with the following:
- a CDS encoding BamA/TamA family outer membrane protein, with protein MSARRLLGTLVVGIWVGVVLCLAAPLWAEVKYFPVPAVGTSKNDGSDGGLIVPILITEPSGDLKYIVAPLLIHNSIVGTRAALNLFRYDSGGRQLRFIGSKAEQIEHRLQLNYTDPAFADGRYAFTVGGAFFKNATARFFGISQQTVEADQTNYTDREIRAEWKFGIYFNEVTQLAFGQRFRDVRLERGATDLPFTGDVFPTVDGVQGATIFGNRLTFHYDTRDNLVTPTDGAQITAYAEINQNYHLPGDPFYQRYEIEIKKLFPSPSKHIILVVRADLQMTFGDRVPFFEQSSLGGQNNLRGYGVDRFIDKHLVALSVEQRIHVLRTRVANVAADFEIAPFVDTGKVFSSFSQRINRDYEVTPGIGFRGIVRPNVVGRVDYGYSPEGGAVFAGLDFPY; from the coding sequence ATGTCTGCTCGTCGTCTTCTGGGGACCCTGGTCGTTGGGATCTGGGTGGGGGTGGTCCTGTGCCTTGCGGCTCCCCTCTGGGCCGAGGTCAAATACTTTCCGGTCCCGGCCGTCGGCACCTCCAAGAATGACGGCAGCGACGGCGGCCTGATCGTTCCCATCCTCATCACCGAGCCGAGTGGCGATCTCAAATACATCGTTGCGCCGCTCCTTATTCACAACTCCATTGTCGGGACCAGAGCCGCCCTGAACCTGTTCCGCTATGACTCCGGAGGACGCCAACTCCGCTTCATCGGCTCAAAGGCCGAGCAGATCGAACACCGGCTCCAACTGAACTATACAGATCCCGCCTTCGCCGATGGTCGCTATGCGTTCACCGTCGGTGGCGCCTTCTTCAAGAATGCCACGGCCCGGTTTTTCGGCATCAGCCAGCAGACGGTCGAGGCGGACCAGACCAACTACACCGATCGCGAGATCCGCGCGGAGTGGAAGTTCGGGATCTATTTCAACGAGGTGACCCAACTGGCGTTCGGGCAGCGATTCCGGGATGTGCGGCTGGAACGGGGGGCCACGGATCTGCCGTTCACCGGAGACGTCTTTCCCACCGTCGACGGAGTGCAGGGCGCCACGATCTTCGGCAACCGCCTGACGTTCCACTACGACACCCGCGACAATTTGGTGACGCCGACCGACGGCGCGCAAATCACGGCCTATGCGGAAATCAACCAGAACTACCACTTGCCGGGCGATCCCTTCTATCAACGCTATGAGATCGAGATCAAGAAGCTCTTCCCCAGTCCCTCCAAGCACATCATCCTGGTCGTGCGAGCCGACCTGCAAATGACCTTCGGCGACCGGGTGCCCTTCTTTGAACAGAGTTCCTTGGGAGGACAGAACAATCTGCGCGGCTACGGCGTCGATCGATTCATCGACAAACATCTGGTGGCCCTCAGCGTGGAGCAGCGCATCCACGTGTTGCGCACCAGGGTGGCGAATGTGGCGGCCGACTTCGAAATCGCCCCCTTCGTCGATACCGGCAAGGTGTTCAGCTCGTTCAGCCAGCGCATCAACCGGGATTACGAGGTCACGCCGGGGATCGGGTTTCGCGGCATTGTCCGTCCCAACGTCGTGGGCCGCGTCGATTACGGATACAGCCCTGAAGGGGGCGCAGTGTTTGCGGGGCTGGATTTTCCGTACTAA
- a CDS encoding DUF1207 domain-containing protein yields the protein MRCRTAPMPGETERIIRQKASAGEGWRQHTGQARAVLWAIVLTLCPVGVAEAVDDAFIAGYATGILEQEFRLQGASVTVTDGVLLLRARDLGGLRADQVRAALARIPGVVRIEIEMEPEGSATVPAGTVPAVGASVGEPFSRWFPRGLLFDPLHADPRWPHFSVTYRRFLDNSQFKNGAAANVGGAVSVYRGAPSARGQWEVGFQAGLFSLFDLSSSSGSNDLLNNDYTLALFYAYRGGKWSTLLRLNHQSSHIGDEFLENSGTKRVEVNYDRLDLKLSYDAWDWLRVYGGGGVLLRQSPDGLGNGTVQFGAELTSPTTYWQGRLRPVAYADVQLFGRTEWSVGHSVMAGVQFENLRLDGRAIQLLIEHYGGPFPDGQFFTQKTQWLGVGLHFYF from the coding sequence ATGCGCTGCCGAACGGCGCCGATGCCGGGGGAAACGGAACGGATCATTCGTCAGAAAGCTTCGGCCGGTGAAGGATGGAGGCAGCATACTGGACAGGCTCGCGCAGTACTCTGGGCGATCGTGCTGACGCTCTGTCCGGTGGGAGTCGCGGAGGCGGTGGACGATGCCTTCATCGCCGGCTATGCGACGGGAATACTGGAACAGGAATTTCGGTTGCAAGGGGCGTCGGTCACCGTGACCGACGGGGTCCTGCTCCTTCGTGCGCGGGATCTTGGAGGGTTACGGGCCGACCAAGTTCGGGCGGCGCTCGCGCGGATTCCAGGAGTGGTCAGGATCGAAATTGAGATGGAGCCGGAGGGCTCGGCCACAGTCCCGGCTGGAACGGTTCCCGCTGTCGGGGCGAGCGTCGGCGAACCGTTCTCCCGTTGGTTCCCGCGCGGGCTGCTCTTTGATCCGCTCCACGCGGACCCTCGATGGCCGCACTTCTCCGTCACCTACCGCCGGTTCTTGGACAACAGCCAGTTCAAGAACGGCGCGGCGGCGAACGTCGGAGGGGCGGTCTCGGTCTATCGCGGCGCACCCTCTGCCCGGGGCCAGTGGGAAGTCGGATTTCAAGCCGGGCTCTTCAGCCTGTTCGATCTGAGTTCTTCATCCGGGTCCAACGACCTGCTCAACAACGACTATACGCTTGCGCTCTTTTATGCGTATCGGGGCGGCAAGTGGTCGACATTGCTGCGGTTGAACCATCAAAGCTCGCACATTGGGGATGAATTTCTTGAAAATTCCGGCACGAAGCGGGTGGAGGTCAATTATGACCGTCTCGATCTCAAATTGTCCTATGATGCCTGGGACTGGCTGCGGGTCTACGGAGGCGGAGGCGTCCTGTTGCGGCAGTCGCCGGATGGGTTGGGCAACGGCACCGTCCAGTTCGGGGCCGAACTCACCAGTCCGACGACCTACTGGCAGGGTCGCTTGAGGCCGGTCGCCTATGCAGATGTGCAATTGTTTGGACGGACCGAATGGAGCGTGGGCCATTCAGTGATGGCCGGCGTGCAGTTTGAAAATCTTCGTCTCGACGGGCGGGCGATTCAACTGTTGATCGAACATTACGGCGGGCCGTTCCCGGACGGGCAATTTTTTACGCAGAAGACGCAATGGCTGGGCGTCGGACTGCATTTCTATTTCTAG
- the dxs gene encoding 1-deoxy-D-xylulose-5-phosphate synthase has product MSLLKSIHSPADLKKLSPKEFPLLCQEIREQIISVVSSVGGHLASNLGVVELSVALHYLLNTPQDKIVWDTSNQAYTHKLLTGRREQFHTLRQYGGLSGFCKREESEYDTFNAGHAGTGVSAAYGMVEARDQQGLRHKVVCVVGDGAMTAGMTLEGLHHAGGTNRDFIVVLNDNQMSISKNVGAISSYLNRTFTGEFFTKVREETSQLLGAIPHIGPDMQKMARRAEELAKGMILPGLLFEELGFHYVGPIDGHNFEHLLPTLENVLKMRGPVLLHVITKKGLGYQPAVDNPVWFHACPPFVRETGEMAKKAPRPSYTAHAVNTLIKLAKEDRRIVAITAAMCEGTGLTAFEKEFPDRLYDVGIAEQHAVTFAAGLAAEGMRPVVTIYSTFLQRSYDQVVHDVATQNLPVAFCIDRGGLVAEDGTTHHGAFDFAYLRHVPNMVVMAPKDENELQHMIKTALSYDGPASVRYPRGTCLGVPMDQQPAVLEIGKGELLREGTDVAIAAIGVTVGQAVKAAERLAEDGLSVAVINGRFVKPLDDELIARVAGQTRCLVTVEEGSRMGGFGSAVLESLAEQGITVPTKLIGLPDWYIEQGPQDLLREKYGLTAEGIYQTVKGFWEQLSTKGGEVRARNVRRETFSLRGESLYHPEGDEQGS; this is encoded by the coding sequence ATGTCCCTGCTCAAATCGATACACAGTCCCGCAGATCTGAAGAAGCTGTCTCCGAAGGAATTTCCGTTGCTGTGCCAGGAGATACGCGAACAGATCATCTCGGTGGTCTCCAGCGTGGGCGGCCATCTGGCTTCCAATCTGGGGGTCGTTGAGCTGAGCGTGGCGCTGCACTACCTGCTGAATACACCACAGGACAAGATCGTGTGGGATACCAGCAATCAGGCCTATACCCATAAGCTTCTGACCGGTCGCCGCGAGCAGTTCCACACCTTGCGGCAATACGGAGGCTTGAGCGGTTTCTGCAAACGGGAGGAAAGCGAATACGACACGTTCAACGCCGGCCATGCGGGAACCGGCGTTTCCGCCGCCTACGGCATGGTCGAGGCAAGGGACCAGCAGGGGTTGAGGCACAAGGTCGTCTGTGTCGTCGGCGACGGCGCCATGACGGCGGGCATGACCTTGGAAGGGCTGCACCATGCGGGCGGGACCAACCGCGATTTCATCGTGGTGTTGAACGACAATCAGATGTCGATTTCCAAGAACGTCGGGGCGATTTCGTCCTATCTCAACCGCACCTTCACCGGCGAGTTTTTCACCAAGGTGCGGGAGGAAACCTCCCAATTGCTGGGCGCCATTCCTCATATCGGACCGGACATGCAGAAGATGGCGCGCCGTGCCGAGGAATTGGCGAAGGGCATGATTTTGCCGGGCCTGTTGTTCGAGGAACTGGGGTTCCACTACGTGGGCCCGATCGACGGCCATAACTTCGAGCACCTGTTGCCGACGCTGGAGAACGTGCTGAAGATGAGGGGACCGGTGTTGCTCCATGTCATCACCAAGAAAGGGCTCGGGTATCAGCCGGCCGTGGACAACCCTGTCTGGTTCCATGCCTGTCCTCCCTTCGTCCGGGAAACCGGGGAGATGGCCAAGAAGGCGCCGCGCCCGAGCTACACGGCGCACGCGGTCAACACGCTGATCAAGTTGGCCAAGGAAGATCGCCGGATCGTTGCGATCACCGCCGCCATGTGCGAAGGCACCGGCCTGACCGCCTTCGAGAAGGAGTTCCCCGATCGGTTGTACGATGTCGGCATCGCCGAGCAGCATGCCGTCACCTTTGCGGCCGGACTTGCGGCGGAGGGCATGAGACCGGTCGTCACGATCTATTCGACCTTCCTGCAGCGGTCCTACGACCAGGTCGTCCACGACGTGGCGACGCAGAACCTGCCGGTGGCGTTTTGCATCGATCGCGGCGGCTTGGTGGCGGAAGACGGCACCACGCACCACGGTGCGTTTGATTTCGCCTATCTCCGGCATGTGCCCAACATGGTCGTGATGGCGCCGAAAGATGAAAACGAGTTGCAGCACATGATCAAGACGGCCCTGTCGTACGACGGGCCGGCCTCGGTTCGTTATCCGCGGGGGACCTGTCTCGGCGTCCCGATGGATCAGCAGCCGGCTGTCCTCGAAATCGGCAAGGGCGAGCTGTTGCGCGAGGGAACGGATGTCGCGATCGCGGCGATTGGGGTGACGGTCGGCCAGGCGGTCAAGGCCGCGGAACGGCTGGCGGAAGACGGCCTGTCCGTCGCGGTGATCAACGGGCGGTTTGTGAAGCCGCTGGACGACGAGTTGATCGCGAGGGTCGCGGGCCAGACCCGCTGTCTGGTCACGGTGGAAGAGGGATCGCGCATGGGAGGGTTTGGCTCCGCGGTGCTTGAGTCCCTGGCCGAGCAGGGGATCACCGTTCCCACAAAATTGATCGGGCTTCCGGATTGGTATATCGAGCAGGGGCCGCAAGACCTGCTTCGGGAAAAGTATGGCCTGACAGCGGAAGGCATCTACCAAACCGTGAAGGGATTCTGGGAGCAGCTTTCCACCAAGGGAGGCGAGGTCCGTGCGCGCAACGTCAGGAGAGAGACCTTTTCCCTGAGGGGAGAAAGCCTGTATCACCCGGAAGGCGACGAGCAGGGGAGTTGA
- the ispG gene encoding flavodoxin-dependent (E)-4-hydroxy-3-methylbut-2-enyl-diphosphate synthase, protein MFIRRRKTRQVTVGNVRIGGDAAISVQSMTIPHPSDVTATVEQIHQLEQAGCELVRVAVPDMEAAAALPKIKSQIHIPIIADIHFDYRLALKAAETVDCVRINPGNIGAWWKVTEVVKAVSDRGIPLRIGVNAGSLERHLLDKYRYPTAEALAESGLNAVHALEDIGFTNMKVSLKASDVHMAVDAYWIFAHQSDYPLHIGITEAGTVLTGAVKSSIGLGWLLMNGIGDTLRVSLAADPVEEVRVGFEILKSLELRHRGINVIACPTCGRVEIDVVRMANELEKRLGHIKTPLNVSVLGCVVNGIGEGKEADIGIAGGEGVGILFKKGKLDRKVPMADLMDTLIAEVEVMAKEKEAQGHEETSQARGSGHDRNPSAWNQSFASSESTSTGRREIPVLPSR, encoded by the coding sequence ATGTTTATCCGTCGTCGAAAGACCAGACAGGTTACCGTCGGGAACGTCAGGATCGGCGGGGATGCCGCGATCTCCGTCCAATCCATGACGATTCCACACCCGAGCGATGTCACGGCGACGGTGGAGCAGATTCACCAACTGGAACAGGCCGGCTGCGAGCTGGTCCGCGTGGCGGTTCCGGACATGGAAGCGGCGGCCGCCCTTCCTAAGATCAAATCCCAGATCCACATCCCGATCATCGCGGACATTCACTTTGATTACCGGCTGGCGCTCAAGGCGGCGGAAACGGTGGATTGCGTCCGCATCAATCCTGGAAACATCGGCGCCTGGTGGAAGGTCACCGAGGTCGTGAAGGCCGTCAGCGACCGGGGCATTCCGCTCCGGATCGGCGTCAACGCCGGTTCGCTGGAACGCCACCTGCTCGACAAGTACAGATATCCCACCGCCGAAGCATTGGCCGAGTCCGGGTTGAACGCCGTACATGCGTTGGAAGATATCGGCTTCACGAATATGAAGGTGTCGTTGAAGGCGTCCGATGTCCATATGGCGGTGGATGCCTATTGGATCTTCGCCCACCAGTCGGATTATCCGCTGCACATTGGCATCACCGAAGCCGGGACCGTCTTGACCGGTGCGGTCAAATCTTCGATCGGACTGGGGTGGCTGCTGATGAACGGCATCGGGGATACGCTGCGGGTTTCACTCGCCGCCGATCCGGTTGAAGAGGTCCGTGTCGGGTTCGAGATCCTGAAATCGCTGGAGTTGCGCCACCGCGGCATCAACGTCATCGCCTGTCCCACCTGCGGCAGGGTGGAGATCGATGTGGTGCGCATGGCCAATGAACTCGAAAAGCGATTGGGTCACATCAAGACGCCGCTGAACGTGTCGGTGCTTGGTTGCGTCGTCAATGGGATCGGCGAAGGCAAAGAGGCGGATATCGGCATCGCCGGAGGCGAGGGCGTCGGAATTCTATTCAAGAAGGGCAAGTTGGATCGGAAGGTGCCGATGGCCGACCTGATGGACACGTTGATCGCCGAAGTCGAAGTGATGGCCAAAGAAAAAGAAGCGCAAGGCCATGAGGAAACCTCTCAAGCTCGAGGTTCCGGACATGACCGGAATCCCTCAGCCTGGAATCAGTCTTTCGCCTCCTCGGAATCGACCAGCACAGGTCGCCGCGAAATCCCAGTTCTTCCGTCGCGCTGA
- the hpnH gene encoding adenosyl-hopene transferase HpnH, protein MAVPLSQAYTVAKYVLTQKAKGVARYPLVLMLEPLFRCNLACAGCGKIQYPDHVLDMRLTPQQCWAAAEECGAPMVSIPGGEPLIHPEMPEIVRGLVNQQRYVYLCTNALLLERKLDDYAPSKYLTFSIHMDGLKEEHDHAVCRDGVYDVAVRAIRAALKRGFRVTSNTTLFDDAKPERVRAFFDEMMTLGVEGMMISPGYSYQKAPDQQHFLKRQRTQELFSELLRDRKRSWRFNQSPMFLEFLMGHVEYQCTPWGNPTYNVFGWQRPCYLLQDGYVKTFRELMEGTDWDRYGTGRHEKCADCMVHCGYEASAVNDTFGSWGGLARTVRAMVGPNRHGSGPSLLQPRPPRHDGHEVSRA, encoded by the coding sequence ATGGCCGTACCGCTTTCCCAAGCCTATACCGTCGCGAAATATGTGCTCACCCAGAAGGCCAAGGGCGTTGCCCGCTACCCCCTGGTGCTGATGCTGGAGCCGTTGTTTCGATGCAACTTAGCCTGTGCCGGGTGCGGCAAGATCCAATACCCCGACCATGTCCTGGATATGCGCCTGACCCCCCAGCAATGCTGGGCGGCGGCGGAGGAGTGTGGCGCGCCCATGGTCAGCATCCCGGGAGGGGAACCGCTGATCCATCCTGAGATGCCCGAGATCGTCCGGGGATTGGTCAACCAGCAGCGCTATGTCTATCTTTGCACCAACGCGTTGCTGTTAGAGCGAAAGCTGGACGACTACGCCCCAAGCAAGTACCTCACGTTCAGCATCCACATGGACGGCCTCAAAGAGGAGCACGACCACGCGGTCTGCCGGGACGGCGTCTATGACGTGGCGGTCCGTGCCATCCGGGCGGCCTTGAAGCGGGGTTTCCGCGTGACCTCCAACACCACCCTGTTCGACGACGCCAAGCCGGAGCGGGTTCGGGCGTTCTTCGATGAAATGATGACCTTGGGCGTCGAGGGGATGATGATTTCTCCCGGGTACAGCTATCAGAAGGCGCCGGATCAGCAACACTTCCTCAAGCGACAGCGGACGCAGGAGCTGTTCAGCGAGCTGTTGCGGGACCGGAAGCGCTCCTGGCGGTTCAACCAGTCGCCCATGTTCCTTGAATTCTTGATGGGGCATGTCGAGTACCAATGCACCCCTTGGGGCAATCCCACCTACAACGTGTTTGGATGGCAGCGGCCCTGTTATTTGCTTCAAGACGGATACGTGAAGACGTTTCGCGAACTGATGGAGGGCACCGATTGGGACCGATACGGAACCGGCCGGCACGAGAAGTGCGCCGACTGCATGGTCCATTGCGGGTATGAGGCCTCAGCCGTGAACGACACCTTCGGGTCATGGGGCGGCCTGGCGCGGACCGTTCGCGCCATGGTGGGCCCGAACCGGCATGGCTCCGGTCCTTCTCTCCTTCAACCACGACCGCCTCGACATGACGGACACGAAGTATCACGAGCCTGA
- a CDS encoding c-type cytochrome gives MKQASWTRMTWVLGIAGMGIALASCGGEGGEGPIVPPPPAPAEYADKHMPEGWWTDPKIVEEGKEIYIGAKNPDVNCSSCHGKDGKPVKAGARDFRVGERMKLYSDSVWFWRISEGVPNTKMKAWKSKLSEEDRWKLVAFERTFGLAGKSWDPKSNAWVSAGQVASK, from the coding sequence ATGAAACAAGCAAGCTGGACCAGGATGACGTGGGTGCTTGGAATCGCGGGCATGGGGATCGCGCTCGCCAGTTGCGGGGGTGAAGGAGGGGAAGGCCCAATTGTTCCACCGCCGCCCGCCCCGGCCGAGTATGCGGATAAACACATGCCCGAAGGCTGGTGGACCGACCCCAAGATTGTGGAAGAGGGGAAGGAGATCTACATCGGCGCAAAGAACCCTGACGTGAATTGTTCCAGTTGCCATGGAAAGGACGGCAAGCCGGTGAAGGCCGGGGCCAGAGATTTCCGCGTCGGCGAGCGGATGAAATTGTATTCCGACTCGGTCTGGTTCTGGCGTATCTCGGAAGGGGTGCCCAATACCAAAATGAAGGCCTGGAAGAGCAAGCTCTCGGAAGAGGATCGCTGGAAGCTCGTTGCCTTCGAGCGCACGTTCGGTCTGGCCGGCAAGAGCTGGGATCCAAAGTCGAATGCATGGGTGTCGGCCGGGCAGGTGGCAAGCAAGTAA
- a CDS encoding cytochrome ubiquinol oxidase subunit I, which translates to MKGWHRNLLIAIGLLTVWGSAAYAQVPNPPAAEFPYTGNRTAVWIVAQLHILFAAFILGAPIFVVISEWLGYRKQDPRYDRLAKEVTKVTVILYSMTALTGGLFIFVLLATYPQFTTWLINHFFLIFAVIYPLLFISETIVLYLYFYTWDAMKGDKKGRHIALGVLLNLIGAVTLFVIDGPTAFMNTPAKAEGASIVEFIQSATLWDKVYNYSWMPMNLHRLVGNVTFGGFIAGLIAAYQFLGSKKEEDRAYYDWMGFVGNLIGVGALLFLPFMGYLLAYELCDYDASICPYMMADQLSMFFEMQGAMVGLIFLASNYYIWLSMKRIEGVERVRMSLFTLIAMIATPFVMTWAWTVYPAPDPTSLAFLAPLVVLPAILGKFIPMTVSSRTFIKLGFLMIVIGNAIWMTPHGFVPTGAKLVEELELPSEWNFLALMPAKNAAAFTLVFVTVLNYIMYNRAIRQGTIVWGKIDFASQFVLIFLAFSAIWTMGLMGAVRSLLRKYFHTYNLVPDFTPESYTPTLAYSAWWITAITLLFYIVVSFAIIVTLRASEPKGHAHEAKPVPAGAK; encoded by the coding sequence ATGAAAGGCTGGCACCGAAATCTGCTGATCGCGATCGGTCTGCTGACGGTCTGGGGCTCGGCGGCGTATGCCCAAGTGCCCAATCCCCCGGCTGCGGAGTTTCCATACACGGGAAACCGAACGGCGGTGTGGATCGTCGCCCAACTGCACATCCTGTTTGCCGCCTTCATCCTGGGGGCGCCGATTTTCGTGGTGATCTCCGAGTGGCTGGGATACAGGAAGCAGGATCCCCGGTACGACCGGCTGGCCAAGGAAGTGACGAAAGTCACCGTGATTCTGTACAGCATGACGGCGCTCACGGGCGGCCTCTTCATTTTCGTGTTGCTGGCGACCTACCCCCAATTCACCACCTGGCTCATCAATCATTTCTTTCTCATCTTCGCGGTGATCTATCCGCTGCTCTTCATCAGCGAAACGATCGTCCTCTATCTCTATTTCTACACGTGGGACGCGATGAAGGGCGACAAGAAGGGCCGGCACATCGCGTTGGGCGTGCTGCTGAACCTGATCGGAGCGGTGACGCTCTTTGTCATCGACGGCCCGACCGCCTTCATGAACACGCCGGCCAAGGCGGAGGGCGCATCCATCGTCGAGTTCATCCAGAGCGCCACGCTGTGGGATAAGGTCTACAACTACAGTTGGATGCCGATGAACCTGCACCGCCTGGTCGGCAACGTGACCTTCGGCGGGTTTATCGCCGGCCTCATCGCGGCCTATCAGTTCTTGGGGTCGAAGAAGGAAGAGGATCGGGCCTATTACGATTGGATGGGGTTTGTCGGGAATCTGATCGGCGTGGGGGCGCTGCTGTTCCTTCCCTTCATGGGCTACTTGTTGGCCTACGAACTCTGCGACTATGACGCCTCCATCTGCCCCTACATGATGGCCGACCAACTCTCGATGTTCTTCGAGATGCAGGGCGCCATGGTCGGGCTGATTTTCCTGGCGAGCAACTATTATATTTGGCTGAGCATGAAGCGCATCGAAGGCGTGGAGCGCGTGCGGATGTCGTTGTTCACGCTCATCGCGATGATCGCCACGCCGTTCGTGATGACCTGGGCCTGGACGGTCTATCCCGCCCCCGACCCGACCTCCCTGGCGTTTCTGGCCCCGCTGGTGGTGCTCCCGGCCATCCTGGGAAAGTTCATCCCGATGACCGTCTCCTCGCGCACGTTCATCAAGCTGGGCTTTTTGATGATCGTCATCGGGAACGCCATCTGGATGACGCCGCACGGGTTCGTCCCGACGGGCGCCAAGCTGGTGGAGGAATTGGAGCTTCCCTCGGAATGGAATTTCCTCGCCCTGATGCCGGCGAAGAATGCCGCCGCCTTCACGCTGGTGTTCGTGACGGTGCTCAACTACATCATGTACAACCGGGCGATCCGGCAGGGCACGATCGTGTGGGGCAAGATCGACTTCGCCTCGCAGTTCGTCCTGATCTTCCTGGCCTTCAGCGCGATTTGGACCATGGGCCTCATGGGGGCCGTGCGCTCGCTGCTTCGGAAATATTTCCACACGTACAACCTGGTGCCCGACTTCACGCCGGAGTCCTATACGCCGACGCTGGCCTATTCCGCCTGGTGGATTACGGCGATCACGCTGCTGTTCTATATCGTCGTCAGTTTCGCCATCATCGTGACCTTGCGCGCCTCCGAACCCAAGGGCCATGCGCATGAGGCCAAACCGGTTCCGGCAGGAGCGAAATAG
- a CDS encoding c-type cytochrome — translation MIRKVIGGIVVGVGLLVAAKILGFPEIFQYMFFAYAMLGMLVYMLLDAPSVKPISGGKAIVALIVFYLILSVFYIGGASLLPQYDPEDEKGKIEKILAPKRKLTEQGKTEDLIAKVKALDEKAAALQERIKNLGKDVIQEGAAAAGAGVVETSTPSGGASVNDPKELERLGFEQWQLQECYNCHKLKGEGGKKRGPELDNIGSLMTVAEIKEKILEPQSFMAEGFEKEYEKKKMPDKYKELMEEKDVDVLAAWLGTMKNTSVNTPKPIKKK, via the coding sequence GTGATACGGAAAGTGATCGGTGGGATTGTGGTCGGGGTGGGGCTGCTCGTCGCCGCCAAGATCCTCGGCTTTCCGGAGATATTTCAGTACATGTTCTTTGCCTACGCCATGCTGGGCATGCTCGTGTACATGCTCCTCGACGCTCCCTCCGTGAAACCGATCAGCGGCGGCAAAGCCATCGTGGCGCTGATCGTGTTCTATCTGATCCTGTCCGTGTTTTATATCGGCGGCGCCTCGCTCCTGCCGCAGTATGATCCGGAAGACGAGAAGGGCAAAATCGAGAAGATTCTGGCTCCCAAGCGAAAGCTGACCGAGCAGGGCAAGACGGAAGATCTGATCGCCAAGGTCAAGGCGTTGGACGAGAAGGCCGCGGCCTTGCAGGAACGGATCAAGAACCTCGGGAAGGATGTCATTCAGGAAGGGGCGGCGGCCGCGGGAGCCGGTGTGGTCGAGACGTCAACGCCGTCCGGCGGCGCCTCCGTGAACGACCCCAAGGAGCTGGAGCGGTTGGGATTCGAGCAGTGGCAACTGCAGGAATGTTACAACTGCCACAAGCTGAAGGGGGAGGGTGGGAAAAAGCGCGGTCCGGAGTTGGATAACATCGGCTCCTTGATGACGGTCGCCGAGATAAAGGAAAAGATCCTCGAGCCGCAAAGTTTTATGGCCGAAGGGTTTGAGAAGGAATACGAGAAGAAGAAGATGCCGGATAAATACAAGGAGCTGATGGAAGAGAAGGACGTGGATGTGCTGGCGGCCTGGCTGGGGACGATGAAGAACACCTCGGTCAATACACCCAAGCCGATCAAAAAGAAATAA
- a CDS encoding ubiquinol-cytochrome c reductase iron-sulfur subunit, with amino-acid sequence MQQPKLRSKVRGTDREIGEVTRIIVDPLSHHISHLVVSVNGRGGPERQIESIHIQSVGDDLVQLRLSSGEVEGLPAFTRDGYVSIHDIEIAHLEDHLHVESGEVLVPLPELERNVPRRNFFAKFTHVIGLFIGLPLAWPVLRYLMKPMYQPFDNGWISIGNANKIKKDDSGVQFKFKRKVKEAYMPEQEIDKNAWVLKATPEVLDKIYHGKDMDFRDEKGRVVWTNKKDVPYVAFSGKCPHLGCGYKWRKHKVLGEVFLCPCHLSIYDAAGKVLDGPAPRPLDPLPIQVTPSGDIKIIDMEFKAGTKTQTRII; translated from the coding sequence ATGCAACAGCCAAAGCTCAGATCGAAAGTCCGCGGAACGGATCGTGAAATCGGCGAGGTGACCCGCATCATCGTCGATCCGCTGTCCCACCACATCAGCCACCTCGTGGTGTCGGTGAACGGTCGCGGCGGGCCGGAACGGCAGATCGAGTCCATCCATATCCAGTCGGTCGGAGACGATCTGGTGCAACTGCGGCTGTCCTCCGGCGAAGTCGAAGGGCTGCCTGCGTTCACGCGGGACGGGTATGTCAGCATTCACGACATCGAGATTGCGCACCTCGAAGATCACCTGCATGTGGAGTCGGGGGAGGTGTTGGTCCCCCTTCCGGAGTTGGAACGGAACGTGCCGCGCCGGAATTTCTTCGCCAAGTTCACCCATGTGATCGGCCTGTTCATCGGCCTGCCGCTGGCTTGGCCGGTCCTGCGCTATCTCATGAAGCCCATGTATCAGCCGTTCGACAACGGCTGGATCAGCATCGGCAACGCGAACAAGATCAAGAAGGACGATTCCGGAGTCCAGTTCAAGTTCAAGCGCAAGGTCAAGGAAGCCTACATGCCCGAGCAGGAAATCGACAAGAATGCCTGGGTCTTGAAGGCGACGCCCGAGGTGTTGGACAAGATCTACCACGGCAAGGACATGGATTTTCGTGATGAGAAGGGGCGGGTGGTGTGGACGAACAAGAAGGACGTCCCCTATGTGGCCTTCTCGGGCAAGTGTCCCCATCTCGGCTGCGGCTACAAGTGGCGGAAGCACAAGGTGCTGGGAGAGGTGTTTCTCTGCCCCTGCCATCTCAGCATCTATGACGCGGCGGGCAAGGTGCTCGATGGGCCGGCGCCTCGTCCTCTCGATCCATTGCCCATTCAAGTGACCCCGAGCGGCGACATCAAGATCATCGACATGGAATTCAAGGCCGGCACCAAGACGCAAACCCGTATTATCTAG